From Neisseria musculi, the proteins below share one genomic window:
- the rpsM gene encoding 30S ribosomal protein S13, with product MARIAGVNIPNNAHIVIGLQAIYGIGFARAKLICEAAKIEQITKVKDLDEFQLEALREQVSKYEVEGDLRREVTMSIKRLMDMGCYRGLRHRRGLPCRGQRTRTNARTRKGPRKAIAGKK from the coding sequence ATGGCCCGTATTGCAGGGGTAAACATCCCTAATAATGCCCATATCGTAATTGGATTGCAGGCTATTTACGGTATTGGTTTTGCTCGTGCTAAATTGATTTGTGAGGCTGCGAAAATTGAGCAGATAACAAAAGTAAAAGATTTAGATGAGTTTCAGTTAGAAGCGTTGCGTGAGCAAGTTTCTAAGTATGAAGTAGAAGGTGATTTGCGTCGCGAAGTGACGATGAGTATTAAGCGTTTGATGGATATGGGCTGCTATCGGGGTTTGAGACATCGACGTGGCTTGCCCTGTCGTGGTCAGCGTACGCGTACCAATGCACGCACTCGTAAAGGCCCGCGTAAAGCGATTGCCGGTAAAAAATAA
- the rpmJ gene encoding 50S ribosomal protein L36 — translation MRVQPSVKRICRNCKIIHRNRVVRVICTDPRHKQRQG, via the coding sequence ATGCGTGTACAACCTTCTGTAAAGAGGATTTGTCGTAACTGCAAAATTATTCATCGTAATCGTGTAGTTCGTGTAATTTGTACTGATCCTCGCCATAAGCAACGTCAAGGCTAA
- the infA gene encoding translation initiation factor IF-1 codes for MAKEDTIQMQGEILETLPNATFKVRLENDHIVLGHISGKMRMHYIRISPGDKVTVEMTPYDLTRARIVFRAR; via the coding sequence ATGGCTAAAGAAGATACCATACAAATGCAAGGTGAGATTCTTGAGACCTTGCCAAATGCAACTTTTAAAGTAAGGCTCGAAAATGACCATATTGTTTTAGGGCACATCTCAGGCAAAATGCGTATGCATTATATCCGGATTTCTCCGGGGGATAAGGTTACTGTGGAGATGACTCCTTATGATTTGACTCGGGCACGTATCGTGTTTAGGGCTAGATAA